A part of Sinorhizobium chiapasense genomic DNA contains:
- a CDS encoding alpha/beta hydrolase, giving the protein MRGSISLDRPRSIFAVQWTGRSRPVRATNRTGPRRVLPLILLLSVALNGCATRVENVLQPPAVAATDANRVDMLVATTRKPSDDPGRLYSGERGTAISLNSVTVSIPPDRNRKIGEVQWPSRVPPNPEKEFAVLDVGKVASEGQALKWFRKNRNAKRQVLIFVHGFNNTYADAVFRFAQIVHDSGTDAAPILFAWPSRARVFDYLYDKESANYSRRALEDLILQATRSPDVDDVTILAHSMGTWLAAEALRGVAMREKAIPAKIKNVVLASPDIDIDVFRRQFLEMGAKRPHFAIVTSTRDKALGASRWLSGGVERIGGADLRPYAAALEELGVSVIDTSAIASNDPLGHNAFADSPEIVRLLGRRLAGQSLSGGDATFADRAGVAAANFAGSAARVAVAGPASVISGEAREVLKRELSPSTGEIVDGQISY; this is encoded by the coding sequence ATGCGCGGCTCCATCTCTCTCGACCGCCCGCGAAGCATTTTCGCTGTACAATGGACCGGCCGCTCGCGGCCGGTCCGGGCGACAAACCGGACGGGGCCTCGACGGGTGCTCCCGCTGATACTGCTCCTGTCCGTCGCCTTAAACGGCTGCGCGACTCGCGTGGAGAACGTCCTTCAACCGCCAGCAGTGGCCGCTACTGACGCGAACCGGGTCGACATGCTGGTGGCGACGACGCGCAAGCCGTCGGACGATCCCGGCCGACTCTATTCGGGCGAGCGCGGAACGGCGATCTCGCTCAACAGCGTCACCGTCTCCATTCCTCCGGATCGAAACCGCAAGATCGGCGAGGTGCAATGGCCCTCGCGCGTACCGCCCAATCCTGAAAAGGAATTCGCGGTCCTTGACGTTGGCAAGGTCGCTTCGGAAGGGCAGGCTCTCAAGTGGTTCCGCAAGAACCGGAACGCCAAGCGCCAGGTGCTCATCTTCGTGCACGGCTTTAACAACACCTATGCAGACGCCGTCTTCCGCTTCGCCCAGATCGTTCACGACTCGGGCACTGATGCGGCGCCGATTCTCTTCGCCTGGCCATCACGGGCGCGCGTCTTCGACTATCTCTACGATAAGGAAAGCGCAAACTACTCGCGGCGGGCACTAGAGGACCTGATCCTTCAGGCGACAAGGAGCCCCGACGTCGATGACGTGACGATCCTTGCGCATTCGATGGGTACCTGGCTCGCCGCCGAGGCGCTCCGCGGCGTTGCCATGCGCGAAAAGGCAATCCCGGCCAAAATCAAGAACGTCGTGCTTGCGTCGCCGGACATCGATATCGATGTGTTTCGTCGCCAATTCCTAGAGATGGGAGCCAAACGGCCGCATTTCGCGATCGTGACATCGACGCGGGACAAGGCGCTTGGGGCTTCTCGGTGGCTGTCGGGCGGAGTTGAACGAATCGGAGGGGCAGATCTCAGACCCTATGCCGCCGCGCTCGAGGAACTTGGCGTTTCCGTCATCGACACGAGCGCCATCGCCTCGAACGATCCGCTTGGCCATAATGCCTTCGCCGACAGCCCCGAGATCGTACGTCTGCTCGGCCGGCGCCTGGCCGGTCAATCGCTTTCGGGAGGCGATGCCACGTTCGCGGATCGTGCAGGAGTGGCGGCTGCCAATTTCGCCGGGTCGGCCGCGCGCGTGGCCGTTGCGGGGCCGGCATCGGTCATCAGCGGCGAAGCTCGCGAAGTGTTGAAGCGCGAGCTTTCCCCCTCGACCGGGGAGATCGTGGACGGGCAGATCTCGTACTGA
- a CDS encoding efflux RND transporter permease subunit — MNKFNLSDWALEHRSLVWYFMLIFTVAGAYAYMALGREEDPSFTIKTMVIQAQWPGASAQEVTQQVTDRIEKKLQELNNLEHTRSITTAGQTIVFVDLLPETNAADVKPTWSRVRNLIDDITHEFPQGVIGPFFDDQFGDVYGNIYAFMGDGLSHRELRDFAEDARTQILKVRDVGKVDIVGAQDEAIYLEFSTRKIAALGIDRAAIVSALQAQNAVTQSGFVEAGPERIALRVGGRFISEDTLRGINLRVNDRFFPLTDVANITRGYVDPPSSLFRFNGKPAIGLAIGMKTGGNVLAFGEAIEETMAGIVQDLPVGVAVEQVSDQPKVVHEAVGGFTKALFEAVAIVLVISFISLGLRAGLVVAIAIPLVLAITFMVMLYTGISLQRISLGALIIALGLLVDDAMIAVEMMVARLELGDSLKKAATYVYTSTAFPMLTGTLVTVAGFIPVAFNKSSAGEFTFSLFVVIAVSLIVSWIVAVLFTPLLGVTLLPKTMKKHAEHKGWSARAFSRLLQFCLRWRWMTIIATVLLFAGSVAGLSMVQQQFFPSSDRPELIVDWNLPQNSSVAETSRQMGQFEREVLTGNPAVEHWSTYVGRGAPRFILSFDVQPADVAFGQTVIVTKGLEARDKLKQEVEAYLQKTFPGTDAYVKLLEIGPPVGKPIQYRVSGEDLQTVRDLAQKLGSVVGTHPSLKNLAFDWNEPARVVKLDVLQDKARQLGVSSQDIAMALNTVVRGDAATQVRDDIYLVNVVGRAAETERGSIDTLLDLQLQSSSGQSVPLSSVARFRYEVEQPTIWRRDRLPTITVKAGISDTTQPASIVKALADKVAAFEQTLPVGYHVEVAGAVEESAKSQGPIATVVPAMLLIMATLLMIQLQSFHRLFLVFSVAPLALIGVVVALIVSNAPLGFVALLGVLALVGILIRNSVILIVQIEELRAEGMSPWKAVVEATEHRMRPIMLTAAAATLALIPISHEIFWGPMAYAMMGGIVVGTALTLLFLPALYVAWFRIPREVEQH, encoded by the coding sequence GTGAACAAGTTCAACCTTTCAGACTGGGCGCTCGAGCATCGCTCACTCGTCTGGTATTTCATGCTCATCTTCACAGTGGCCGGAGCCTACGCCTATATGGCCCTCGGCCGCGAGGAAGATCCGTCCTTCACCATCAAAACGATGGTCATCCAGGCCCAGTGGCCCGGCGCCTCCGCTCAGGAAGTGACGCAGCAGGTCACCGATCGTATCGAAAAGAAGCTGCAGGAACTCAACAATCTCGAACATACCCGCAGTATCACCACCGCCGGTCAGACCATCGTCTTCGTTGACCTGCTGCCGGAGACGAACGCAGCGGATGTGAAGCCCACCTGGTCGCGGGTGCGCAACCTGATTGACGATATTACGCACGAGTTTCCGCAGGGCGTTATCGGGCCGTTCTTCGACGACCAGTTCGGCGATGTATACGGTAATATCTATGCGTTTATGGGCGACGGCCTCAGCCATAGGGAGTTGCGCGATTTCGCGGAGGACGCCCGAACGCAGATCCTCAAGGTTCGAGACGTGGGTAAGGTCGACATCGTCGGTGCACAGGACGAGGCCATCTATCTCGAATTCTCCACCCGCAAGATCGCCGCCCTCGGCATCGACCGCGCCGCGATCGTCTCCGCACTGCAGGCGCAAAACGCCGTGACACAGTCCGGCTTCGTCGAGGCGGGACCGGAGCGCATCGCGCTGCGCGTCGGCGGTCGTTTCATCTCCGAAGACACGTTGCGCGGCATCAATCTCAGGGTAAACGATCGCTTCTTTCCGCTAACGGATGTCGCCAACATCACCCGCGGCTATGTCGACCCGCCAAGCTCGCTTTTCCGCTTCAATGGAAAACCGGCGATCGGGCTCGCGATTGGCATGAAGACGGGCGGCAACGTGCTTGCCTTTGGCGAAGCGATCGAGGAGACGATGGCCGGGATCGTTCAGGACCTTCCGGTCGGCGTCGCGGTCGAACAGGTATCCGACCAGCCGAAAGTCGTTCACGAAGCCGTCGGGGGCTTCACAAAGGCCCTGTTCGAGGCGGTTGCGATCGTGCTCGTGATCAGTTTCATCAGCCTGGGTTTGAGGGCTGGCCTGGTCGTGGCGATCGCAATCCCGCTCGTTCTCGCCATCACCTTTATGGTCATGCTCTATACAGGGATTTCGCTGCAGCGTATCTCGCTCGGAGCGCTCATCATCGCTCTCGGTCTTCTCGTCGACGACGCGATGATCGCGGTCGAGATGATGGTGGCGCGGCTGGAATTGGGTGACAGCCTGAAGAAGGCCGCCACTTACGTCTACACGTCCACGGCCTTCCCGATGCTGACCGGCACGCTCGTGACCGTCGCGGGCTTCATCCCCGTCGCGTTCAACAAGAGCAGCGCCGGCGAGTTCACCTTCTCTCTCTTCGTCGTCATCGCCGTATCGCTCATCGTGTCCTGGATCGTCGCCGTGCTGTTCACGCCCCTGCTCGGCGTGACCTTGCTGCCCAAGACGATGAAGAAGCATGCCGAACACAAGGGCTGGTCCGCGAGGGCATTTTCAAGGCTGCTGCAATTCTGCCTGCGCTGGCGCTGGATGACGATCATCGCGACGGTCCTGCTCTTCGCCGGATCGGTCGCCGGCCTGTCGATGGTGCAACAGCAGTTCTTTCCGAGTTCCGACCGGCCGGAACTCATCGTCGACTGGAATCTGCCGCAGAACAGCTCGGTTGCCGAAACGAGCCGCCAGATGGGTCAGTTCGAGCGTGAGGTGCTGACTGGCAACCCTGCGGTAGAGCATTGGTCGACATATGTCGGAAGGGGCGCGCCGCGCTTCATCCTTTCCTTCGATGTACAGCCGGCTGACGTTGCCTTCGGGCAGACCGTCATCGTCACCAAAGGGCTCGAGGCTCGCGACAAGCTGAAGCAGGAAGTCGAAGCGTATCTGCAGAAGACTTTTCCCGGAACTGACGCCTATGTGAAGCTTCTGGAAATCGGACCGCCGGTCGGCAAGCCGATTCAGTACCGTGTGTCCGGCGAGGACCTCCAGACGGTGCGCGATCTCGCGCAAAAACTGGGGTCTGTCGTCGGCACCCATCCTTCCCTCAAGAACCTCGCCTTTGACTGGAATGAGCCAGCGCGCGTCGTCAAGCTCGACGTGCTGCAGGACAAGGCGCGGCAGCTCGGCGTCTCATCCCAGGACATCGCCATGGCGCTCAACACCGTCGTCCGAGGGGACGCGGCAACGCAGGTCAGGGACGACATCTATCTGGTCAATGTGGTCGGCCGCGCCGCAGAAACCGAGCGCGGTTCGATCGACACGCTGCTGGACCTGCAACTGCAATCCAGCAGCGGCCAGTCGGTCCCATTGTCCTCGGTCGCAAGGTTTCGCTATGAGGTGGAACAACCGACGATCTGGCGGCGCGACAGGCTCCCGACCATCACCGTCAAGGCTGGGATCAGCGATACGACGCAGCCGGCGTCTATCGTGAAGGCGCTGGCCGACAAGGTTGCGGCGTTCGAGCAGACGTTGCCGGTCGGCTATCACGTCGAAGTCGCCGGTGCGGTCGAGGAAAGCGCCAAGTCGCAGGGTCCCATTGCGACGGTGGTGCCGGCCATGCTCCTCATCATGGCAACGCTCCTGATGATCCAGCTTCAGAGCTTCCACAGGCTGTTCCTGGTCTTCTCGGTTGCTCCGTTGGCCCTCATCGGCGTCGTCGTGGCTCTCATTGTGAGCAATGCCCCGCTCGGATTCGTCGCGCTCCTCGGCGTGCTCGCGCTCGTCGGCATCCTCATCCGCAACTCGGTGATCCTGATCGTGCAGATCGAGGAATTGCGCGCAGAGGGCATGTCGCCATGGAAGGCGGTCGTCGAAGCGACCGAACATCGCATGCGGCCGATCATGCTGACCGCCGCGGCCGCCACCCTGGCGCTGATCCCGATCTCACACGAGATCTTCTGGGGACCAATGGCCTACGCGATGATGGGCGGAATTGTCGTGGGAACGGCCCTGACGCTTCTCTTCCTTCCGGCGCTCTATGTTGCCTGGTTCCGCATTCCGCGCGAAGTCGAGCAGCACTGA
- a CDS encoding efflux RND transporter periplasmic adaptor subunit — protein sequence MARYQSHLSFSLVAALALLAGCDQDAGAGEPAKPRPVKSVAASAAQAETVHFPGIVQARVETDLAFRTLGRVVSRKVNVGDLVRAGDIVAEIDPLALELAVRSAEADLRNAEAQFENAMLTEDRKRRLSSTSAASIADLDLAEQALKSAWASVGQANASLDKAREQLGYAELKAEFDGVVTATSAEVGQTVTAGQPVLRLARLDRRDVVVDVPETQLRSLRLGDRFDVALQLDDTLRTSGVLREIGPQADAGTRMRRLKIAIDQAPEVFRLGSVVTAAPPEVQQVRQIGLPAAAVVKKDGTDHVWVVDLATHTVSLRPVRLDISSNDARSIRVLSGLTDGEEVVVAGVNQLAEGQSVRTKQEQRP from the coding sequence ATGGCTCGTTACCAATCTCACCTTTCGTTTTCACTCGTCGCAGCACTCGCGCTTCTTGCCGGCTGCGATCAGGATGCCGGCGCTGGCGAGCCGGCCAAGCCGCGGCCCGTCAAGTCCGTCGCGGCGAGCGCCGCGCAGGCGGAAACAGTGCACTTCCCCGGAATCGTCCAGGCCCGGGTGGAAACCGATCTTGCATTCCGCACATTGGGGCGCGTCGTATCGCGCAAGGTGAATGTCGGCGATCTCGTGCGGGCAGGCGATATCGTGGCCGAGATTGATCCGCTCGCTCTTGAGCTCGCGGTCCGGAGCGCCGAAGCCGATCTGCGCAACGCTGAAGCGCAGTTTGAAAACGCCATGCTGACGGAGGACCGCAAGCGCCGGCTGTCCTCGACGAGCGCCGCGAGCATCGCCGATCTGGATCTTGCCGAGCAGGCGCTGAAATCGGCCTGGGCCAGTGTCGGACAGGCAAATGCCAGCCTCGACAAGGCGCGCGAACAGCTTGGTTATGCCGAGTTGAAGGCCGAGTTCGATGGTGTCGTCACCGCCACGTCGGCCGAAGTCGGACAGACGGTAACCGCCGGGCAGCCGGTGCTGAGGCTCGCTCGCCTTGATCGGCGTGACGTGGTCGTCGACGTGCCGGAAACGCAGTTGCGCTCCTTGCGCCTGGGCGACCGGTTCGACGTCGCCCTCCAACTCGACGATACGCTCCGGACCTCCGGCGTTCTGCGCGAGATCGGACCGCAGGCCGATGCCGGCACCCGCATGCGCAGGCTGAAAATCGCGATCGATCAGGCGCCGGAAGTCTTCCGCCTCGGATCAGTGGTAACCGCTGCGCCACCAGAGGTGCAGCAAGTGCGCCAGATCGGCCTGCCTGCGGCGGCCGTCGTAAAGAAGGATGGCACCGACCATGTCTGGGTGGTCGATCTCGCGACCCACACCGTTTCACTGAGACCCGTCCGGCTCGACATCTCGTCCAACGACGCCCGTTCCATCCGCGTCCTCTCCGGGCTTACCGACGGGGAAGAGGTTGTCGTCGCCGGCGTGAATCAACTGGCCGAGGGCCAGAGCGTGAGAACCAAACAGGAGCAACGCCCGTGA
- a CDS encoding efflux RND transporter periplasmic adaptor subunit — MQPFRLIGIGLACAYLAGCEDKAEVTPSPQQVRAVSASQAEYQPRAEITGEVKARIQSDLSFRVSGRVIERFVDVGLHVRTGDVLARLDDKEQRADVEVARAGLESARAIVKQRTLTFDRYEALLRSRSISQATFDQADKELRTAKASLEAAEAALATAEDALSYTELKADADGIITAREIEVGRVVSAAQPAFTLAHDGRRDAVFDVFEAFFLEGRPLADVEVAPIADRALETQATVREVSPFIDTRTGTVRIKVALPEDAQWPLGTSVVGEFRSPTRKGIVLPAGAIASAMGEPAVWLIDPENRSVSLRKIAVASYRKSDLIVAGGIAPQDLIVTEGGKFLKEGQAVAWKGK; from the coding sequence ATGCAGCCCTTTCGTTTGATTGGAATTGGTCTCGCCTGCGCCTATCTCGCCGGCTGCGAAGACAAAGCCGAAGTGACGCCATCGCCGCAGCAGGTTCGGGCGGTGAGCGCCTCGCAGGCCGAATATCAGCCCAGAGCCGAAATCACCGGGGAGGTAAAGGCCCGCATTCAGTCCGACCTGTCCTTCCGCGTCAGTGGCAGGGTGATCGAGCGCTTCGTCGATGTCGGCTTGCATGTGCGCACCGGCGATGTTCTCGCCCGCCTTGACGACAAAGAACAGCGGGCCGACGTGGAAGTCGCCCGAGCCGGGCTCGAGTCGGCCCGCGCGATCGTCAAGCAGAGGACGCTGACGTTTGATCGGTACGAGGCGCTTTTGCGCTCGCGCTCGATCTCGCAGGCGACCTTCGATCAGGCCGACAAGGAGCTGCGGACCGCAAAAGCGTCGCTGGAAGCTGCCGAGGCGGCGCTGGCGACGGCCGAGGACGCCCTGTCCTACACCGAGCTGAAGGCCGACGCGGACGGCATCATCACCGCACGCGAGATCGAGGTCGGCCGCGTCGTTTCTGCGGCGCAGCCTGCCTTCACGCTCGCCCATGACGGCCGGCGAGATGCCGTCTTCGACGTGTTCGAGGCCTTCTTTCTGGAAGGGCGGCCACTGGCAGACGTTGAGGTGGCACCAATCGCGGATCGCGCCCTGGAAACGCAAGCGACGGTCAGGGAGGTCTCTCCCTTCATCGACACGAGAACCGGAACGGTCCGCATCAAGGTGGCACTCCCGGAAGATGCGCAATGGCCGCTCGGCACGTCCGTCGTCGGTGAGTTCCGTTCACCGACGCGCAAGGGAATCGTCCTGCCCGCCGGCGCGATCGCATCGGCCATGGGCGAGCCCGCCGTGTGGCTCATCGACCCCGAAAACCGCTCCGTGTCGCTCCGGAAGATTGCGGTCGCGAGCTACCGCAAAAGCGATCTGATCGTCGCCGGCGGGATCGCCCCGCAGGACCTGATCGTCACCGAGGGCGGAAAGTTTCTCAAGGAAGGCCAAGCCGTGGCCTGGAAGGGCAAGTAA